A region from the Mya arenaria isolate MELC-2E11 chromosome 2, ASM2691426v1 genome encodes:
- the LOC128217553 gene encoding peroxiredoxin-like 2A, producing the protein MGLPKLFMGLAAVGAGASIICNLAATMVTKPQAASLQYLAESKLQSLDEQKRNFSASELWSNRGAVIMAVRRPGUSLCRAEAEGLSSLLPEMEARGVRLHAVVHEAFGADDFKPFIKGDVYLDLERRFYGPHERWMNIPGIFNYESLWQVFSIWQKGVPGNLKGEGRLLGAVFVVGPGDQGVLFQHNEMKIGDIANLDMVREAIQRSNLPKS; encoded by the exons ATGGGCCTGCCAAAACTGTTTATGGGTCTAGCAGCTGTTGGGGCAGGTGCTTCCATCATCTGCAACCTGGCAGCCACCATGGTTACCAAACCCCAAGCAGCCTCTCTGCAGTATCTGGCAGAAAGCAAACTACAATCATTGGATGAACAGAAACGTAACTTTAGT gCAAGTGAACTCTGGAGTAATCGTGGGGCAGTTATAATGGCTGTCCGAAGGCCTGGATGATCTTTGTGTAGGGCG GAAGCTGAGGGCCTGTCGTCTCTCCTACCGGAGATGGAGGCCCGCGGTGTCCGCCTGCATGCTGTGGTCCATGAGGCATTCGGTGCAGACGACTTCAAACCCTTCATCAAGGGAGATGTCTATCTGGACCTTGAG CGCCGATTTTATGGTCCACACGAGCGATGGATGAACATTCCTGGAATTTTTAACTACGAGTCACTGTGGCAAGTGTTCAGTATCTGGCAAAAAGGCGTCCCAGGCAATTTGAAAGGAGAGGGTCGACTGCTTGGAG CCGTGTTTGTGGTGGGGCCAGGAGATCAGGGTGTCTTATTCCAGCATAATGAAATGAAGATAGGAGACATTGCAAACCTTGACATGGTCAGAGAGGCCATCCAGAGGTCAAATTTACCCAAGTCATAG